GTAAAGgtgcctgcaggcagggggtggctgcaggggctgctcagagcagggcttGGCTTCGTGCATGGTgtagggctgtgctggggagggggaccctgtgctgggggctcaAGGTTTTCAAGGCTCTGCTGAGGCTCTTGGCTTTTCCATCCTTAACACAGGTCTCTTGGGGGCACAGCCCTCCTGCGGGCTCCCCTTCACTGCCCCAGCTCTAGAGCTGAGGGTGCAGGCTCAGTGCTTGCAGGCTGAGTGTTTCCCCAGCCTTGGGAGAGTGAGGCACAGGGATGGGCTGGGGGCCAGGCTCATCCCTTGGCCGAAAGGCAGATGTGTGGGCAGGCAGGGAAAGCTGTGCAGCCACGGTGGGGATGGAGACGGCTCACGGGCTGCCGCGTTAGCTGGGCTGCGGGGCTCAGCAGCCGCTGTTCCTGCGCATGAAGGCATGGCCCCGCACCTCGTGCCGCATCTCAATGAAAGCCAACGCGCCCACCGTCACCTGGCAGGGACCCACAGCCTTGAAACCGCATTTCTCATAGAAGGGCACGAGGAAATGTTCGCACATGAGCACGGCGCGCCGGGCGCAGGGCAGGCAGCGCAGGTACTGCAGGTACCGCCACATCAGGATGGAGCCCTTGCCCTGCTGTCGGAAGGTGCGATGCACGGCCAGCACATGGATGTGCACTGCTGTGCCCCGAGGCTTGTGCAGGGTCAGCGCTGCCTGTAAGGGAGGGAACGGGGCCATTAGTGGGGCCGTGCAGGGCAGCACGAGTCTCCACTCCACTTACCCTGTGCCCGGCTCCTACCTGGCTGAGCCTGTCCTGGTCCCATAGGGAGCCGATGATAAAAGCCACCAGGCGACCTTCCTCGAACCAGCCGAGAGAGAGCTCCGGGCACAGCGTCAGGAAGTGCCGGATCTCATCCAGGTGCAGCGGGCAGTCGCCGGAGACAGAGATGAAGGCTGGAAAGGGAACGGCGCTGAGCTCCCGGCTCTGACACCGggctggggtgggatggggacgGGGCGGCTCTTTCCTTACCTTCCCTCTCGATCTCAAACACGCTGACGGCATCCTCGGGGCTGAGGCAGCGGAACTCGCTGGCGGGCAGTGTGTGCCGGCGTTGGCGGCCGGGGGAACTGCGGGGTCCCTGCGGGGGGGTGGGCTTCAGGAACGGCACCGCGCTGAGCATCGGCATCTTGTTCTGCTCCGTATGGGGCAGCTCTGTCAGCTCCGGGCCCCAGCAGTGTCACTGCACCCTTAATTTCGGCTTAATTTCAGCCAATCTCTTCCTGAGCTCTTAGCTGTCGAAAATACCTGTTGATTATGCATGGGATTAGGCTACCTGGCATCCTTTAGCTATATATACACGTGTGTGTATAGATACAGCAAATCCCCACCCACGGCAACCCTGCTGTCACCCCTGGGAGTTGGCACgagctgtgcactgctgctgaCCTCCAGTCCCATTGGGAAAGAGTTGGGGCTGAGCATCTTGTCCCTATCCAGGTCATAAAGGTGACATCAGTGCTGTGTATGCACCGGAGATGACCAGCCTGGAGCTGCGTCAGGGGATCAGGTTGGGGATTAAGGAAAGGTTCTGTATCAGTGGGTGCTggtcatggagcagatcctcagGGCAGCAGGCACGGCATTGAGCCACCAGAGCTCAGGGAGTGTTGggacactgctctcagctgtagggtttgggtggtgctgtgtggggtcTGGGCTTCCACTTAATgatccatcccttccatctcagggtgtcctgtgattctgtgtcatgcttgtgctgctgggggtttgtttgctttcccagcTTGTTCAGGGGGTAAATGACACGGCTTAGCCCCTGGTGGGCACTTAAGTCATAGCCATGCTGGAAAGCCTGGCTGAGATGAGCCAGCAGGCAGGATGAGCtcatctgcagctgctccagtgcCTGTGGTCACAACCACCCCAAAGGCTGGGAGGTCCAGGGGTGTGCTGTCAGGGTGCCTTTGCTGAATAGATGTTAGATTGGACCCTGCAAATGCTTGTGTAGAAGCTTGCTCAGGAGAGCAGTTTTCCAGTGTTCCCTTGCAGGGAAAAGCAGAGCCCCAGCCTTGACCAAAGAGCCTTTATGGGTCCCACAGCCATACCCCAGGACAgtccctgctgctctgtcccaTCCATCACCACCCGCCCTACACAGCTCAGCCAGATCCCTCTGCTTGGGTCAGATTCTGTGTCATAAATCCACCTCATGTTTCATGCCCGATCAAACCAAGTTAATAAACCCAGAGAGAAGTGCAACCCGAGCACCCCTGGCCTGCGGGCAGGAATagtggcagcagctcccagccaagCGGGAGCCACGGGTCAGCCAATATTCAAAGCAATTCACAGCAAAGCCAGCATGGAGCCAGGTCAGTTCTGATTATTGTTCAAGAGGTGCCGGCTTTCCTTGCTAATTATAGGCTTGCCTCCAGCTAATAGGATttatagaaacaaaagcattacCAGCACAAGCGTTGCACAGGGCAGAGCCAAAGCAAGCTGGGAATTTTCCATctggaaaggctgagagctgggtgATGGAAGTGGTGAGATGGGGTGTTGCTGTGATTCCCTTTCAGTGAATCACTGGGTTAGCTGTGATGTGCTCTCTGGGCACAAAGGCTATCAGGGACAGGGGAAATATTTAGCATCCCTCGTGCCAGTTCTCATTGCCAAGGGGTAAGTGCAAGACTGGTGCTGGGAATGAGTGCTTTGTGCTCCCATAGATAGGATGGGAGTGAAACaagacagcactgcaggaatgGGGTGCTGTGATGTTTGTAGGATTCACAGCTCGGTGTCAGATCTGCTCATCCCCTGATTGCATCAGGGCTATGCAGCAGGCTGGGCTGGCTCAGACACCCCTTGTGCTTATAGAAACTTCTCAGCACCCCAACACAACAGTGTGAGAAGTGAGCAGGGTACAGCCTGCTCCCAGATCCTTCTCATTGAATCTTTTCCCCTCCAGCACTTGTGGCAGCTCAGGTCACACGGGCTGCTGgagttgtgtttcttttttgctcagctcctcagctccctgcacacacaaaGGTCTTTGGCATGCAGGGAACATGCACACTGAGATGGCTGCAGGTCAATGGGAGCACAGTGAGGATAACCAGAGTTAGGAGGAAacccctctcctcccagctctaTCAACCCATCTCCCCAGCTCTAACACAGCCCCCTGCACGTTCTTATAGTTGTTTATACCCTGGGGTCTATTAAGCCTGTGGCTCCTTTCCACATCCCCATATGTCATGGTGCACAAATTAGCACACCAACTACACCCTGTCAAATTGTCCCCTCCTTTTGTGTTTGTGCATTATAGAACCCAAAGCACCTGCATGCAGAGATGCTCTCACCTCCAGAATCCAAGGCAAGTCAAGCTCAGtgtcccagctccctcccatCTAAGGGCTATTCCCCATAGCCCAGAACAACACAGTGACCCACAGCTCACCAGCCATCCCCAAAGCCACGGGGATCACCAGGTCCCAGAAACTCTGGGCTTACcggctgtgggatggggatggggacgtGGTGCTGCTCCTCTTCACCCTGATCCTGTGACTCCTCGTGGCCGTGggacagcagggatggggctgcaggaacACACAGAGCCCGGCttatatatttgttatttatggAGCACGTGATGAAGATCTAAGGGGTTTATAACCGTGATGAAAGACAGGAGAGGTGAGAGGCTTTAAGATGACGAGCAGGCAAAGGATCCCGTCAAGCAGCTGAGGCTGATTTCTTTACCCTGGCATGACTCCCTGCGGGGGGATAAAGCTGATTGAGCTGATTGCTGCGTGCTTGGGGTGAGCTGACAGGGAGAGCAGGGCTCAATCTCTGTTTGCTCCTACAGCTGAGGAGGGCCAATATCGCCgtgcagcagcactcagcatctGCAGAGCAGCGCTCCTGGACGGGCTTTGCAGGGGGGACACGGTCTGTGCTGTCCCAGTTCGGGGTATCTGCAGCCTTATCTTTTGAAGACAATGCTGCCACTCCTGTTTTACACCTTGCTCTGACTCCGCTATAGGGATCCGTGCATTCCCCCTCCCTGCCgcccatacacacacactgtgcagcACCGGGCAGCGCCCGCGCGATGGCAGCAGCGCTACACGCTCCGGAACCGGGACCAAAAGAAACCGGgtcacagaagcacagagtgacccgggttggaagggaccttaaggatcatgtagttccaaccccctgcctggcagggccaccaaacatacacctttactagatcaggttgcccagggccccgtccaacctggccttgaacacctccaaggacggggcatccacaacctccctgggcagcctgttccagggcctcaccactctcctagtgaagaacttccccctaacatccaacctaaatcttccctcttttaacttcaaaccatttccccgtgtcctgctattgtcagccctttccaagagtttaagGGAagagtaagttcccttcaggtattgaaaggctgcaatgaggtcaccccgcaaccttctcttctccaggctgaacaaacccaactccctcagcctgtcctcataggggaggtgctccagcccctgatcatcttcctgtccctcctctggaccctttccaaaatctccatgtctttcttgtactgagggctccacacctggacacggtacaacagatggggcctcgcaagagccgagtagagagggacaatcacctccctatccctgctgaccacccctctcctgatggagcccaggatcccatttgctttccatgctgtcagagcgcactgctggctcatgttgagtctctggtccatcaggacccccaggtccttctctgccgagctgctctcaaggccCAGCCTGTACAGGTAAATGGCTCTGAAGGGTTCGGTGGGTCCGGAGCAGAGCGTGGGATGGTTCTGAATGTGGATAGTGCTAGATACACTGCAGTTGGTGCTTGTTGAGCATATCTGTGTGTCATTAGCTACGTGCAATGGGGGGATGATGGGCAGCACGGCTGCCATAACAGCGCTTGGAAACCAGTCCGTGGAGATGTGAGGACACATCGCTTCACTTCTCCTCTCCTATGAGCCTCGGGCAGAGAGAGAGCCCATCTCACAAAGGGAAAAGCCGGGATATCCCGGAGCACAGAACACACCCCCACCCGAcagccctcctccctcctctctgcccCTCCCACTGGATGGGCGTGGCCCTCCCCGCCAGCGTCGCCACGCACTGGGCGTGTccctttaagccccgccccctgaCGCACTACgtgcccctcccctccccctccgGTGCCGGCCGCGCTCTCCCGCTCGTCCCGGCGCCATGGCGGAGCTCCCCGCTGAGGCGGCTCCGGTTCCCTCCGCCCCGACCCCGCTCCCCGCTTTGCCTTTACCCCCTTCGGCTCCTCAGGGCGGTTCTCAGCGCCTTCTGTTCTCACACGACTTGGTGTCGGGTCGTTATCGCGGCTCGGTGAGGTTCGGCCTGGTTCGCCTCATTCACGGCGAAGATTCCGATTCAGAGGATGAAGAAACGACGACGGCACCGGGGGGAAGTGGAAGGGGAACAGGGGGAGCTGCCAGCTCGGGGGGGTCGGAATCGGGCGGCCCCGGGGCTGGAGGCACCGAGGAGGGCAGAGCCAGCCCGCTGCGACGGGGATACGTGAGGGTGCAGTGGTACCCGGAGGGAATCAAACAGCACGTCAAGGAGACCAAGGTGAGGCCGTGGGGGTCGAGCCCGGCTTGGGTTGGGGGGCTGCGGGATGTAGGGTGGGCCCTGAGTGCATGGAGATGCTGGGCTGGGCCTTGTATCCCTGTGTGGAGCCATTGGGGCTGTGTGAGAGGCCTGGGATGCGTGTGGAGGGATGCTTGTCTCACCATGCAGCATCCCTGCATATATATAGGGAGctggcagtgcagcagtggCTCTGCCCTTGTTTACGCCAGTGCTGGCTGGAGCTGTGTGTACACCTATGTCTTCCAGCTGTGTGAATGAGCCCCTCCGGCTCcattctgcagggctgggtgttAGGAAGGGTTTCTATTCAGAACGAGCCATGAGGCAATGGAATGGGCTGCaggggagtcaccatccctggaggtgcttaaggAATGAGTAGATGTCATGCTTAGGGACGCAGTGTGCAGGTAGGCGGCTGGAATGGATGATTTGAGTGATCTTGCTTCACCTTACTGAGTCTATTCTATGTCTCTGGGGCATCCCTGCtacccagcactgagctgtgcacaGCCCGACGGCGCAGAGACAAAAGAGAAGGGCACTGTGATGGAGCACAAAGGGGCTGCCAGCCACGGGCGTTGTGCTGAGCGAGGCAGGAGGGAGGCACACACAGGAGGCACACACAGGGGCTGCTGGGCCCTCTCTGCTTTGACTTCTCCCAGCAGCTCAACATGCCAAGCAAGGAGGTGTGCGGTGGTCTATGGGGATGGGTAGGATGGTGAGCAGGATGAGCTATATTTAGGTGATAGTGTCATTAAACACGTGACCGGTTGGAgataagcaaaatgaaaacgGGCATCAGGGAGAGATATTGCTGTGTTGTGTGTTTCTacctaaataaaaaaaaccttttctttccctaaagAAATCATGATTCGATCGCTGCGGCTTCTAGATACAAATTGTGTGTGCTGTAGCAGCACAGATTGGCCCAATGTGGGCTGTGTTTTCTGACATCCAAGGCCACCCCAGGATGGGGGAGCTAACATGGATTGAATCCCTAAGTGCTCGTTCTTTGGTGGCTGGATAGCTGTGCCCCTGTGCAGCATTAGGGAGGcctgggatggggtgggggggatcAGAAGGCAGTTACATAAATAAAGGCTCTTCCTTTTTGTGGTCTTTGTGATATAGGCATCTCTGCACTCAGGTAATAGACCCCAGGGAGAAGTTTCTTAAGTGCTTTGAAGAATTCAGGTGTACTTACTGTAttgatttttccatttgaaaagcTGCCCAACAACCAAATTGCCAGGCGTTGTGtacaagctgctctgcagtgtgggATTACTAAAAACAAACCTGACGCTGCTGGGAACACACAGGGCTTTGCCATTTTCGTGGTGGTAAGTGAAGTCCTTTGGCTGTCTGCTGACCCGGCCCCTTTGTGTTATGGCACCAGGTGAGCCTGATGTCTCTACCTGGGCTGAGGGGAGCAAACCATGGGCACCATGTGGTTGTCTTGGGTCTGAGGTTTGCTGGCTTGTGGCTGCTGTTCTCAGCTGTGTCTGCAGGTAcatctggctgcagctctgactTTCAAGTACCTTTGTCTGTGAGTTTATTTGATGTCTTCAGGAATGATAACCTGGCCTGGTGCAGCCAGACCATGGGTTGCAGAGGGCACTTGTTGCCATCCTAAAAGCTGCTCTGTGTACCCAAAACTGGGTTATGATCTGagagcttttctgtgttttctttcagctactGGGGGCAGGAATGATTTCTTTCTACTAGGGAATATGTGAGCTGATAGTGGTTACTGTTGCCTCTAGAAGCTGAAT
The Coturnix japonica isolate 7356 chromosome 18, Coturnix japonica 2.1, whole genome shotgun sequence DNA segment above includes these coding regions:
- the AANAT gene encoding serotonin N-acetyltransferase encodes the protein MPMLSAVPFLKPTPPQGPRSSPGRQRRHTLPASEFRCLSPEDAVSVFEIEREAFISVSGDCPLHLDEIRHFLTLCPELSLGWFEEGRLVAFIIGSLWDQDRLSQAALTLHKPRGTAVHIHVLAVHRTFRQQGKGSILMWRYLQYLRCLPCARRAVLMCEHFLVPFYEKCGFKAVGPCQVTVGALAFIEMRHEVRGHAFMRRNSGC